One genomic segment of Pedobacter endophyticus includes these proteins:
- a CDS encoding DUF423 domain-containing protein, which translates to MNKRIILTASFLGAVAVLFGAFGAHGLKALIDAPSLEIWQKGVDYQFYHTFALLYLSTFARYRNKLINIAYFCFTFGIILFSGSLYLLATKNLLNLDFVNIIGPITPMGGLLFVLGWIMLFFAAVKDK; encoded by the coding sequence ATGAACAAAAGAATAATACTTACCGCCTCTTTTTTAGGTGCAGTTGCTGTTTTATTTGGCGCATTCGGTGCTCATGGTTTAAAGGCCTTAATTGATGCGCCATCGCTCGAAATTTGGCAAAAAGGCGTTGACTATCAGTTCTATCATACTTTTGCCCTTTTATATCTCTCTACCTTTGCCAGATACAGGAACAAGCTAATTAACATTGCCTATTTTTGTTTCACTTTCGGTATCATTTTGTTTTCGGGCTCACTTTATCTTCTGGCAACAAAAAACCTGTTAAACCTCGATTTTGTAAACATCATTGGCCCGATTACGCCAATGGGCGGACTTTTGTTTGTGCTGGGATGGATTATGTTATTCTTTGCTGCTGTAAAAGATAAATAA
- a CDS encoding DUF5723 family protein: MKKLLLALVAILGFQIAQAQQYALFGSKTMFDAFENPSQKSFTLDSSRKFSSNFFLPYFGSNAINKGSSKFTIRKLTQEGVYDTGSLPIGTGERNLLFENSNIYVAAFRLFKSYKYQKEMGFAWQIRSDAHVDYTNETLVVFDNYGRFTQGQEYFDIFNTKGYQQTYHQFSFTYRENWDKRLAFGAKVSLLSGIAYNEVQVDDSYLYVDPDTKDLYLGLAGTYYGSFSRTDEINKKTFIPNFKNPGLSLSFGTNYTTKKGLFLMTHIKDLGFIWWRSKTKTAAINQVEQIENSRFGQDYTNERIKDIFRAAEHSKKFLQPTNAKLDVYASKRFGFYKPALAISKNLFYKGGDVAFVNEFSVNNFSGSVTPIYNFNNVAMLGVQAKYQTPNFEVFLGTDNLIATSFQTIGTIKKDATVGSGPNGASFYMGVGIKFGNVVNHPQFSDVMPGINDQNEGSFFKNLFSVFKKKR, encoded by the coding sequence ATGAAGAAACTTTTACTTGCGTTAGTCGCCATTTTAGGCTTTCAGATCGCTCAGGCACAACAATACGCCTTATTCGGCAGCAAAACCATGTTCGATGCCTTCGAAAATCCATCTCAAAAGTCATTTACATTAGATTCGTCGCGAAAGTTTTCATCTAATTTTTTCCTCCCCTACTTTGGGTCGAACGCTATCAATAAGGGTTCATCTAAATTTACCATCAGAAAGCTTACGCAAGAAGGTGTTTACGATACAGGATCGTTGCCAATTGGTACTGGCGAACGCAATCTTTTATTTGAAAACAGTAATATTTATGTAGCCGCCTTTAGGTTGTTCAAATCGTACAAATATCAAAAGGAAATGGGTTTCGCCTGGCAAATCCGATCTGATGCCCACGTAGATTATACCAACGAGACTTTAGTTGTTTTTGATAATTATGGCCGATTTACCCAAGGACAAGAGTATTTTGATATTTTTAATACGAAAGGATATCAACAAACGTATCACCAGTTTAGCTTTACATACAGAGAAAACTGGGACAAAAGACTGGCTTTCGGCGCAAAGGTAAGCTTGTTGAGTGGTATTGCCTATAATGAGGTACAGGTTGACGATTCTTATCTGTACGTTGATCCCGACACAAAAGATTTGTATTTAGGTTTGGCAGGAACTTATTATGGAAGTTTTTCTCGTACAGACGAGATCAATAAGAAAACATTTATCCCCAACTTCAAAAATCCGGGGCTTTCGTTAAGTTTTGGTACCAACTATACCACTAAAAAGGGATTGTTCTTAATGACGCATATTAAGGATTTGGGCTTCATCTGGTGGCGGAGCAAAACCAAAACCGCTGCGATAAATCAGGTAGAGCAAATTGAAAACTCAAGATTTGGGCAGGATTATACGAATGAGCGCATCAAGGATATTTTTAGAGCTGCCGAGCACAGTAAAAAGTTTTTACAACCTACAAATGCCAAACTTGACGTGTATGCCTCTAAAAGATTTGGTTTTTATAAACCGGCGCTAGCCATTTCGAAAAACCTATTTTATAAAGGTGGCGACGTTGCTTTTGTGAATGAGTTTAGCGTCAACAACTTTTCGGGAAGCGTTACGCCGATTTACAACTTCAATAACGTGGCAATGTTGGGCGTTCAGGCCAAGTACCAAACACCTAATTTTGAAGTGTTTTTAGGTACCGATAATTTAATTGCCACAAGTTTCCAAACCATTGGAACAATAAAAAAAGATGCAACTGTTGGCTCCGGACCAAACGGAGCGTCGTTTTATATGGGTGTGGGGATAAAATTTGGCAATGTGGTTAACCACCCTCAATTTAGTGACGTAATGCCTGGCATAAACGATCAGAACGAAGGAAGTTTCTTTAAAAACCTGTTTTCTGTATTTAAGAAGAAGAGGTAA
- the tsaB gene encoding tRNA (adenosine(37)-N6)-threonylcarbamoyltransferase complex dimerization subunit type 1 TsaB gives MAKILQIETATQVCSVAVSIDGKTVSVKEQSGQNLHASSLTLFVEEAIKSIGLSYSEIDAVAVSKGPGSYTGLRIGVSTAKGLCYALEKPLIAIETLKMMAAGFLLENRDYKGLVCPMIDARRMEVYTSVFDAALNVIEPTSAKIIDENSFLNLLPNNQITFIGDGSSKCGDVLNHANACFSDSNFNSAAYMSGLADSAFNNGQFEDVAYFEPFYLKDFVVTQPKKAPPKQS, from the coding sequence ATGGCTAAAATACTTCAGATAGAAACTGCTACTCAAGTTTGTTCGGTTGCTGTTTCAATTGATGGAAAGACGGTTTCAGTTAAAGAACAGAGTGGTCAGAATTTGCATGCCAGCAGCCTTACCCTTTTTGTTGAAGAAGCAATTAAGTCAATTGGGCTAAGCTACAGTGAAATAGATGCAGTTGCGGTAAGCAAGGGGCCGGGCTCTTATACTGGTCTGCGCATCGGCGTTTCTACTGCGAAAGGACTTTGCTACGCGTTAGAAAAACCCTTAATTGCCATTGAAACACTCAAAATGATGGCCGCGGGATTTTTACTTGAAAACCGCGATTACAAAGGCTTGGTTTGCCCAATGATTGATGCCCGGAGAATGGAAGTTTACACTTCGGTTTTCGACGCAGCGTTGAATGTGATCGAGCCAACATCAGCCAAGATAATCGACGAAAACAGCTTTTTAAATCTGCTGCCGAACAATCAAATTACATTTATTGGTGATGGTTCATCAAAATGTGGCGACGTTTTGAACCATGCAAACGCTTGCTTTAGCGATTCGAATTTTAACTCAGCGGCCTACATGTCGGGTCTGGCCGACAGCGCTTTCAACAATGGTCAATTTGAAGATGTGGCCTATTTTGAGCCGTTTTACCTCAAGGATTTTGTAGTTACACAACCAAAAAAAGCCCCACCCAAACAAAGCTAG